The following proteins are co-located in the Paralichthys olivaceus isolate ysfri-2021 chromosome 10, ASM2471397v2, whole genome shotgun sequence genome:
- the LOC138411820 gene encoding calphotin-like, with protein MDQAELYVFFRKVFYFDSLVDELITAGTKQREELLEKMAPVRDWLKDRPWVSHFVPHLVTVERRLQDILSSPTPPADPSLGTRLAFGDPRSLRRNATARGGRRRGAPSLSFHPSPPVNRQQPQCGISWILAEATHVPASGVPADVTHVPASGILADATHVPASGVPADVTHVPASGIPADATHVPASGVPADVTHVPASGIPADATHVPASGVPADVTHVPASGIPADATHVPASGVPADVTHVPASGIPADAIHVPASGVPADVTHVPASGIPADATHVPASGVPADATHVPVSEVAVPVPAPRLGVQAVVSPVPAPRLRVTASGSPVPVPAPRSGVQAVVSPVPVPRRRVTASGSPVPVPAPRLGVQAVVSPVPVPRLRVTASGSPVPVPAPRLGVQAVVSPVPVPRLRVTASGSPVPVPAPRLGVQAVVSPVPVPRLRVTASGSSVPVPAPRSGVQAVVSPVPAPRLRVTASGSPVPVPAPRSGVQAVVSPVPVPRLRVTASGSPVPVPAPRLGVQAVVSPVPVPRLRVAASSSPVPVPVPRLRVTASGSPVPAPRSGVQAVVSPVPVPRLRVTASGSPVPVPRMRVSPGSASVPGPVPRLRVSPGSASVPVPVPVPRMRVSPGSASVPVPVPRLRVLPGSASVPVPVPVPRMRVSPGSASVPVPVPRLRVLPGSASVPVPVPRMRVSPGSASVPVPVPVPRMRVSPGSASVPVPVPVPRMRVSPGSASVPVPVPRMRVSPGSASVPVPVPRSRVRLAPAQLGRRSLSSPPVQRRQLSSSPGQRQQRHRSSPPECRPQRQLLSSPEPPVSQQQPQLLSSPVPPVSQQQPQRHLLSSPEPPVSQQQPQLLSSPEPPQQPQLLSSPEPSVSQQQPQLLSSPELPLTGLQKQLIFPEPLGSVSDRPPGRPPEPPGSVSDRPPGRPPEPRALTLTGLWVKPRALLQIPTPLSFMFSPRLNSVLDRLESGP; from the exons ATGGACCAAGCagagctttatgttttttttaggaaggttttttattttgactccttGGTGGATGAGCTGATCACCGCAGGCACGAAGCAGCGTGAAGAGCTGCTGGAGAAAATGGCACCGGTGCGGGATTGGCTTAAGGACAGACCCTGggtcagccactttgtcccgcACCTGGTGACCGTTGAGAGGAGACTACAGgacatcctctcatccccaaCTCCCCCTGCAGATCCCTCCCTCGGCACCCGCCTGGCTTTTGGTGACCCCCGTAGTCTGCGTAGAAACGCTACGGCGCGAGGCGGGCGCCGGAGGGGAGCCCCCTCACTcagtttccatccatctccaccagtTAACAGGCAGCAACCTCAATGCGGAATATCGTGGATTCTGGCAGAAGcaacccacgttccagcgtcgggggtcccggctgacgtcactcatgttccggcgtcggggatcctggcagatgctacccacgttccagcgtcgggggttccggctgacgtcactcatgttccggcgtcggggatcccggcagatgctacccacgttccagcgtcgggggtcccggctgacgtcactcatgttccggcgtcggggatcccggcagatgctacccacgttccagcgtcgggggttccggctgacgtcactcatgttccggcgtcggggatcccggcagatgctacccacgttccagcgtcgggggttccggctgacgtcactcatgttccggcgtcggggatcccggcagatgctatccacgttccagcgtcgggggttccggctgacgtcactcatgttccggcgtcggggatcccggcagatgctacccacgttccagcgtcgggggtcccggcagatgctacccacgttccggTTTCGGAGGTCgccgttcctgttcctgccccacggttgggggttcaagcagtcgtctcgccagttcctgcccctcggctgagggttacggcgagcggctctccagttcctgttcctgccccacggtcgggggttcaagcagtcgtctcgccagttcctgtccctcggcggagggttacggcgagcggctctccagttcctgttcctgccccacgtttgggggttcaagcagtcgtctcgccagttcctgtccctcggctgagggttacggcgagcggctctccagttcctgttcctgccccacgtttgggggttcaagcagtcgtctcgccagttcctgtccctcggctgagggttacggcgagcggctctccagttcctgttcctgccccacgtttgggggttcaagcagtcgtctcgccagttcctgtccctcggctgagggttacggcgagcggctcttcagttcctgttcctgccccacggtcgggggttcaagcagtcgtctcgccagttcctgcccctcggctgagggttacggcgagcggctctccagttcctgttcctgccccacggtcgggggttcaagcagtcgtctcgccagttcctgtccctcggctgagggttacggcgagcggctctccagttcctgttcctgccccacgtttgggggttcaagcagtcgtctcgccagttcctgtccctcggctgagggttgcGGCGAGcagctctccagttcctgttcctgtccctcggctgagggttacggcgagcggctctccagttcctgccccacggtcgggggttcaagcagtcgtctcgccagttcctgtccctcggctgagggttacggcgagcggctctcctgttcctgtcccacggatgcgggtctcgcctggctccgcttcagttcctggtcctgttccacggttgcgggtctcgcctggctccgcttcagttcctgttcctgttcctgtcccacggatgcgggtctcgcctggctccgcttcagttcctgttcctgttccacggttgcgggtcttgccgggctccgcttcagttcctgttcctgttcctgtcccacggatgcgggtctcgcctggctccgcttcagttcctgttcctgttccacggttgcgggtcttgccgggctccgcttcagttcctgttcctgtcccacggatgcgggtctcgcctggctccgcttcagttcctg ttcctgttcctgtcccacggatgcgggtctcgcctggctccgcttcagttcctgttcctgttcctgtcccacggatgcgggtctcgcctggctccgcttcagttccggTTCCGGTCCCACGGATGCgagtctcgcctggctccgcttcagttcctgttcctgtcccacggtcgAGGGTTAGGCTGGCGCCGGCACAGCTGGGGCGGCGGTCGCTGTCGTCTCCTCCGGTGCAGCGACGGCAGCTGTCGTCTTCTCCGGGACAGCGACAGCAGCGTCATCGGTCATCTCCTCCTGAGTGTCGACCTCAGcgtcagctgctatcttctcccgagcctcctgtgtcacagcagcaacctcagctgctatcttctccagtgcctcctgtgtcacaACAGCAGCCTCAGCGTCACCTGCTATCTTCTcccgagcctcctgtgtcacagcagcagcctcagctgctatcttctcccgagcctcct cagcagcctcagctgctatcttctccagagccttctgtgtcacagcagcagccccagctgctatcttccCCAGAACTTCCTCTGACTGGActgcagaagcagctgattttcCCTGAGCCCCTGGGCtctgtttctgaccggcctccgggccgcccgcccgagcccccggggtcagtttctgaccggcctccgggtcgcccgcccgagccccgtGCTCTGACTTTGACTGGCCTCTGGGTCAAGCCCCGTGCTCTGTTACAGATTCCCACCCCTCTCAGTTTCATGTTTAGTCCTcgtttaaattcagttttggaCCGTCTGGAATCCGGTCCTTAA